In Topomyia yanbarensis strain Yona2022 chromosome 2, ASM3024719v1, whole genome shotgun sequence, one DNA window encodes the following:
- the LOC131680522 gene encoding uncharacterized protein K02A2.6-like, producing MFAERLVIPSLHRKRCLEQLHCGHPGMQRMKALARSYVYWPSLDADIVNFVKACQHCAAVARSPPHSSPVPWPKQTAPWQRVHVDYAGPIEGEYYLIAVDSFSKWPEIIQTSRITSAATISILGGLFARLGMPVTLVSDNGTQFTSAEFADFCASNGIEHLTTAPFHPQSNGQAERFVDTFKRAVTKIREGRGSIQQALDIFLLTYRSTPNRALPDQKSPSEVMFGRKIRTCLELLRPPTVRTPVAPSDDHTKPRFFSRNDSVYAKLYGHNGWKWAPGTIIEKIGDVMYNVWVDDRRMLRSHINQLRSRLAVDSIPKQPANQATSRQYSLPLDILLGAWNLPNQSSGTPAPSLVARGSELSPVSSPEHTLLGSVPALASSTPQQEVSAFPSTSSTSTTSTSTEFESAIEVESVVNLPRRSSRTRRPPNRFDPSHLY from the coding sequence ATGTTTGCCGAACGGCTCGTCATCCCGTCGCTCCATCGCAAGCGATGCCTCGAACAGCTCCATTGTGGCCATCCTGGTATGCAGCGTATGAAGGCCCTCGCTCGAAGCTACGTGTATTGGCCCAGTTTGGATGCTGACATCGTCAACTTTGTCAAGGCATGCCAACACTGTGCGGCCGTAGCCAGGTCACCTCCTCACTCTTCACCGGTGCCGTGGCCCAAGCAGACCGCTCCGTGGCAGCGCGTCCACGTGGATTATGCCGGTCCAATCGAAGGCGAATATTACCTGATCGCCGTCGACTCCTTCTCCAAGTGGCCAGAAATCATTCAAACCTCCCGTATAACCTCGGCGGCAACCATCAGCATTCTCGGTGGGTTGTTTGCTCGGTTGGGTATGCCTGTTACACTAGTCAGCGACAACGGAACCCAATTCACGAGCGCTGAATTCGCAGATTTCTGCGCCTCAAACGGCATCGAACACCTCACAACTGCTCCGTTTCATCCACAATCAAATGGCCAAGCTGAACGATTTGTTGACACGTTCAAAAGGGCTGTTACAAAAATTCGAGAGGGGAGAGGATCGATACAGCAAGCGTTAGACATATTCCTGTTAACGTACCGAAGTACACCCAACCGGGCACTGCCAGACCAAAAGTCGCCGTCCGAGGTCATGTTTGGTCGCAAAATACGCACCTGTCTCGAGCTGCTACGTCCCCCAACGGTACGAACTCCAGTGGCACCGTCGGACGATCACACAAAACCGAGGTTCTTCAGCCGGAACGATTCGGTTTACGCTAAGCTTTATGGCCATAACGGTTGGAAGTGGGCTCCTGGAACAATCATCGAAAAAATAGGAGACGTGATGTATAACGTATGGGTCGATGATCGCCGAATGCTGCGTTCCCATATCAACCAACTCCGGAGTCGCCTAGCTGTCGACTCGATACCAAAGCAACCTGCCAATCAAGCCACCTCTCGTCAGTATTCGTTACCGCTCGACATCCTGTTGGGTGCCTGGAATCTACCAAATCAATCTTCTGGCACGCCAGCACCGTCCCTTGTTGCGAGGGGATCTGAATtatcacctgtctccagtcccGAGCATACCTTGCTAGGTTCAGTGCCGGCGCTTGCGTCGTCTACACCACAGCAGGAAGTCTCGGCTTTCCCATCAACGTCATCGACATCAACAACATCAACATCAACTGAATTCGAATCCGCCATCGAAGTCGAATCCGTGGTAAATCTACCTAGACGTTCTTCACGAACCCGAAGACCGCCGAACAGGTTTGATCCGTCCCACCTTTATTAA